Proteins co-encoded in one Arthrobacter globiformis genomic window:
- a CDS encoding amino acid ABC transporter permease codes for MTWLTEWAAYLPQMMSGLSVSLLIAGVSIVAGYPLGLILSVMVSAKNTALRTLALAVVEVGRGAPALVILYLFYYGLPKFGIAFESITAACLALIWNSAAYSSEIMRAGIQSVGRGQLEASNALGLSQAHTFWRVIMPQGMRSAIPGLMGVAIQMFQGTSLAYAIAVPELMKSAYNIGSQDFNYLQIFTLAGLCYAAISMPATWITVFFEKRLARHA; via the coding sequence ATGACCTGGCTTACTGAATGGGCGGCATATCTGCCACAGATGATGTCCGGCCTGAGCGTCAGCCTCCTGATCGCGGGGGTGTCAATTGTCGCCGGCTATCCCCTGGGGCTGATCCTCAGCGTCATGGTGAGCGCGAAGAACACGGCCCTCCGAACCCTGGCGCTTGCCGTCGTCGAAGTCGGTCGCGGGGCGCCGGCCCTGGTGATCCTCTACCTCTTCTACTACGGCCTGCCGAAGTTCGGCATCGCCTTTGAAAGCATCACCGCGGCATGCCTGGCACTGATCTGGAACTCGGCCGCGTACTCGTCCGAGATCATGCGGGCCGGCATCCAGTCCGTTGGCCGCGGACAGCTCGAGGCCTCCAACGCCCTGGGCCTGTCCCAGGCGCACACCTTCTGGCGGGTCATCATGCCGCAGGGCATGCGCTCGGCAATCCCCGGACTAATGGGAGTGGCCATCCAGATGTTCCAGGGCACCTCCCTGGCCTACGCCATCGCAGTCCCCGAGCTGATGAAATCCGCCTACAACATCGGCAGCCAGGACTTCAACTACCTGCAGATCTTCACCCTCGCCGGCCTCTGCTACGCCGCCATATCAATGCCGGCCACCTGGATCACCGTCTTCTTCGAGAAACGCCTGGCCCGCCACGCCTGA
- a CDS encoding amino acid ABC transporter ATP-binding protein — MTLSEIADGKLAPRLGIKLDNISKRYGDHTVLDDVSLHVEPGTVTALIGPSGAGKSTFLRCINLLERPDSGTIQVDQHIIEPGKDVNSRDLAALRRTVGMVFQSFNLFPHMSALKNISFPQQKVLGRSKEEADARSMQLLERVGLKEKADQHPGRCSGGQQQRIAIARALALDPSIMLFDEPTSALDPEVGLEVLAVMRELAADGMTMIVVTHEMQFARDVSDTLVVMADCRIIEQGDPRAIMSDPQESRTRRFLRAVLER, encoded by the coding sequence ATGACCCTTTCAGAAATCGCAGACGGTAAGCTCGCGCCCCGTCTGGGCATCAAGTTAGACAACATCTCGAAGCGCTACGGCGACCATACGGTCCTCGATGACGTGTCCCTGCACGTTGAACCCGGGACGGTCACCGCGCTCATTGGCCCTTCAGGCGCCGGTAAAAGCACCTTCTTGAGGTGCATCAACCTCCTTGAGCGGCCCGATTCCGGCACCATCCAGGTAGACCAGCACATCATCGAGCCGGGCAAGGACGTCAACAGTCGCGACCTTGCCGCTCTGCGCCGCACGGTAGGCATGGTGTTCCAGTCCTTCAACCTGTTTCCGCACATGTCGGCGCTGAAGAACATCAGCTTCCCGCAGCAGAAGGTTCTCGGTCGCAGCAAAGAGGAGGCCGACGCACGCTCGATGCAGCTGCTGGAGCGGGTGGGCCTGAAAGAAAAGGCGGACCAGCACCCCGGACGGTGCTCGGGCGGCCAGCAGCAGCGAATCGCGATCGCCCGGGCGCTGGCGCTCGATCCGAGCATCATGCTTTTTGACGAGCCGACGTCGGCCCTGGACCCCGAGGTGGGGCTTGAGGTCCTGGCCGTGATGCGCGAGCTGGCCGCCGACGGCATGACGATGATCGTGGTCACTCATGAAATGCAGTTCGCCCGGGACGTCTCGGACACCCTGGTCGTCATGGCAGATTGCAGGATCATTGAGCAAGGAGATCCACGGGCCATCATGAGCGACCCTCAGGAATCCCGCACCCGCCGCTTCCTGCGGGCCGTACTGGAGCGCTGA
- a CDS encoding amino acid ABC transporter permease, which produces MDAFSAVLQGLPMTIVLTLSAFAIGIVGAVPLALGLSSSNILVGLASRLFVDLVRGVPIIVWLFLLKFGIQIGTFKFNPVGAAIVGLGVVSVAYLAEIYRGGLQAVPRGQGEAAHALGLTRGTTFYGVMVPQAFRIVSPSIATYLTGLLKDSSIASTIIVAEMVFQSQSFARQHPTIEGILPYILVGILYIVLSLPVAYLSRRLDSRMRKAVYA; this is translated from the coding sequence ATGGACGCCTTTTCAGCAGTACTCCAAGGCTTGCCCATGACCATCGTGCTAACGCTGTCGGCATTCGCGATCGGCATCGTAGGCGCCGTCCCACTGGCCTTGGGCCTGTCGTCGTCGAACATTCTTGTCGGGCTGGCGTCGCGACTCTTCGTGGACTTGGTCCGGGGTGTGCCGATCATCGTCTGGTTGTTCCTGCTCAAGTTCGGCATCCAGATCGGAACCTTCAAGTTCAACCCCGTTGGCGCGGCGATAGTCGGACTGGGCGTGGTCTCCGTGGCCTACCTCGCTGAAATCTATCGTGGCGGACTCCAAGCAGTTCCGCGTGGCCAAGGCGAAGCTGCCCACGCACTGGGCCTGACCCGCGGCACGACGTTCTACGGTGTAATGGTCCCCCAGGCCTTCCGCATTGTGTCCCCGTCCATCGCCACGTACCTGACAGGCCTGCTCAAGGATTCCTCGATCGCCTCCACGATCATCGTTGCCGAAATGGTCTTCCAGTCGCAGTCCTTCGCCCGGCAGCACCCGACAATCGAGGGGATCCTGCCCTACATCCTGGTGGGCATCCTCTACATCGTGCTCAGCCTGCCGGTCGCCTACCTGTCCCGCAGACTCGATTCCCGCATGAGGAAGGCTGTTTACGCATGA
- a CDS encoding putative immunity protein, whose translation MILPKIRDPRFVTIRRGGTLSDSDHHLLVLWAASCAEHVLDLFESARPGDLRPRQAIEGARGWVRGEVRMMEARAMGGHAMGAARDLHGAARHAAYAAGQAGAVAHVAAHELGAAAYAIKAARAAAPAAEAAAAGRREGQWQRDQLPEAIRGLVMDDQRLRNDICWSVFDC comes from the coding sequence ATGATCCTCCCGAAGATCCGTGACCCTCGTTTCGTGACGATCCGCCGAGGTGGAACCCTTTCTGATTCCGATCATCACCTCCTCGTTCTCTGGGCGGCGTCCTGCGCCGAGCATGTCCTTGATCTGTTCGAGTCGGCCCGGCCGGGGGATCTGCGTCCGCGTCAGGCGATTGAGGGTGCCCGTGGTTGGGTGCGTGGCGAAGTCAGGATGATGGAGGCCCGCGCGATGGGCGGCCATGCAATGGGGGCGGCCCGAGACTTGCATGGGGCAGCACGCCATGCCGCGTATGCCGCTGGTCAGGCCGGGGCAGTGGCACATGTCGCTGCCCACGAACTTGGCGCGGCCGCGTATGCAATCAAGGCTGCACGTGCTGCAGCCCCTGCAGCTGAGGCCGCCGCCGCAGGACGACGTGAGGGTCAATGGCAGCGTGATCAGCTACCGGAGGCGATTAGAGGGCTGGTGATGGATGATCAGCGATTACGCAACGACATCTGTTGGTCGGTATTCGACTGCTGA
- a CDS encoding dihydrofolate reductase family protein produces MSKAILYMSMSLDGYIAGPDDGPDNGLGTGGLRLHEWLGEPVSDYPHFDPPGVSGQVLAESMATGAVVVGRKTFDYAGHWGGDHHGVPIFVPTRGPLPEPQSGWVHYLHDPATAVREAKAAAGDRDVMVHGAGLAQSLLREGLLDELEIHLIPVLLGGGRRLFGAERAELELTRVIDAPGVTHMHYRVA; encoded by the coding sequence ATGAGCAAGGCCATCCTGTACATGTCGATGTCTCTCGACGGCTACATCGCAGGTCCCGACGATGGCCCGGACAACGGGCTCGGAACCGGCGGTCTCCGACTTCACGAGTGGCTGGGCGAGCCCGTATCCGACTATCCCCACTTCGACCCGCCGGGAGTCAGCGGGCAGGTCCTCGCCGAGTCAATGGCGACCGGCGCGGTCGTCGTCGGCCGCAAGACCTTTGACTACGCCGGCCACTGGGGCGGCGACCACCACGGCGTGCCCATCTTCGTGCCCACCCGTGGCCCCTTGCCCGAGCCCCAGAGCGGCTGGGTCCACTACCTGCACGACCCGGCCACGGCGGTCCGCGAGGCCAAGGCAGCCGCCGGTGACCGGGACGTGATGGTGCACGGGGCCGGGCTCGCCCAGTCCCTTCTCCGCGAGGGCCTGCTCGATGAGCTGGAGATCCATCTGATCCCGGTGCTGCTCGGTGGCGGGCGGCGACTGTTCGGCGCAGAACGCGCCGAACTGGAGCTGACGCGTGTAATCGACGCACCCGGCGTCACGCACATGCACTACCGGGTGGCGTAG
- a CDS encoding dihydrofolate reductase family protein: MELKVNIQVSVDGVYQSNGGRHPDFDPGMERGGWARPLFDDESLAYVGDYYQRADAFLFGRRTYEMFAWSWGTGTWGSDQGDNPISTALNTRPKYVASTILTDPAWANTTVLSGDLASAIRELKTPPGGELQLHGSGALARWLLANDLVDELTLLVCPVIVGQGARLFPENGPDLALELVATRAFPKGIILQTYRPAGLPRYASDPTR; the protein is encoded by the coding sequence ATGGAGCTGAAGGTCAACATCCAGGTGTCCGTCGACGGCGTCTACCAGTCCAACGGCGGACGTCATCCCGACTTCGACCCGGGCATGGAGAGAGGCGGCTGGGCCAGGCCGCTGTTCGACGACGAGTCGCTGGCCTACGTCGGCGACTACTACCAGCGCGCCGACGCGTTCCTTTTCGGCCGACGCACGTACGAGATGTTCGCCTGGTCCTGGGGAACCGGCACCTGGGGCTCCGACCAAGGCGACAACCCGATCTCCACGGCCTTGAACACCAGGCCGAAGTACGTTGCATCCACCATCCTCACCGACCCGGCCTGGGCGAACACGACCGTGCTCTCCGGGGACCTCGCCAGCGCGATCCGCGAGCTCAAGACGCCGCCCGGCGGCGAACTGCAGCTGCACGGCAGTGGCGCACTCGCCCGCTGGTTGCTTGCAAACGACCTCGTCGACGAGCTCACCCTGCTCGTGTGCCCCGTGATCGTCGGCCAGGGCGCGCGGCTGTTCCCCGAAAACGGCCCCGATCTGGCGCTCGAACTGGTAGCTACACGGGCCTTCCCGAAGGGAATCATTCTGCAGACGTACCGGCCCGCCGGACTCCCCCGGTACGCGTCCGACCCCACCAGGTGA
- a CDS encoding dihydrofolate reductase family protein, which translates to MAAGLVDRLQVTIFPVISGQTGDAPIFAGAADFDLELIESRTLDGRTQELLYLPTRHH; encoded by the coding sequence ATGGCCGCCGGCCTCGTCGACCGGCTCCAGGTGACGATCTTCCCGGTGATCAGCGGCCAGACCGGAGACGCACCGATCTTCGCCGGTGCCGCCGACTTCGACCTGGAGCTGATCGAGAGTCGTACGCTCGACGGCCGCACCCAAGAACTCCTCTACCTCCCCACTCGGCATCACTGA